The Kitasatospora setae KM-6054 genome contains a region encoding:
- a CDS encoding menaquinone biosynthetic enzyme MqnA/MqnD family protein — protein MSSRDADRSETAVRPRVGHIQFLNCLPLYWGLARTGNLLDLDLSKDTPEKLSDRLVAGTLDIGPVTCVEYLRNAAELVVLPDIAVGSDGPVMSCVIVSKVPLAELDGRRVALGSTSRTSVRLARLLLEEREGVRPEYFSSPPDLDAMLADADAAVLIGDPALRASLEQAPRQGLAVHDLGAMWKEWTGLPFVFAVWAARRDYAERHPELTTAVHRAFLESRDLSLAEAAQVAEQAARWEEFDAPLLETYFSKALDFSLGARQLAGIAEFARRVAHDSGFAPDVPVRLLETAPVVV, from the coding sequence GTGAGCAGTCGGGACGCGGACCGGTCGGAGACCGCGGTCAGGCCCCGGGTCGGCCATATTCAGTTCCTCAACTGCCTGCCCCTCTACTGGGGCCTCGCGCGCACGGGGAACCTGCTCGACCTGGACCTCAGCAAGGACACCCCGGAGAAGCTCAGCGACCGGCTGGTGGCCGGCACGCTCGACATCGGGCCGGTCACCTGCGTGGAGTACCTGCGCAACGCCGCCGAGCTGGTCGTCCTGCCCGACATCGCGGTCGGCAGCGACGGGCCGGTGATGTCCTGCGTGATCGTCAGCAAGGTCCCGCTGGCCGAGCTGGACGGCCGCCGGGTCGCCCTCGGCTCCACCAGCCGCACCTCGGTGCGGCTGGCCCGGCTGCTGCTGGAGGAGCGCGAGGGCGTCCGCCCCGAGTACTTCTCCAGCCCGCCCGACCTGGACGCGATGCTCGCCGACGCCGACGCCGCCGTGCTGATCGGCGACCCCGCGCTGCGCGCCTCGCTGGAGCAGGCCCCCCGGCAGGGGCTGGCCGTGCACGACCTCGGCGCGATGTGGAAGGAGTGGACCGGCCTCCCGTTCGTCTTCGCGGTCTGGGCCGCCCGCCGCGACTACGCCGAGCGGCACCCCGAGCTGACCACCGCCGTGCACCGCGCCTTCCTGGAGTCCCGCGACCTCTCGCTGGCCGAGGCCGCCCAGGTCGCCGAGCAGGCCGCCCGCTGGGAGGAGTTCGACGCCCCGCTGCTGGAGACGTACTTCTCCAAGGCGCTGGACTTCTCGCTCGGCGCCCGCCAGCTGGCCGGCATCGCCGAGTTCGCCCGCCGGGTCGCGCACGACAGCGGCTTCGCCCCCGACGTGCCGGTCCGGCTGCTGGAGACCGCGCCGGTCGTCGTCTGA
- a CDS encoding serine/threonine-protein kinase yields the protein MERLAADDPSVIGDYRLLRRLGAGGMGRVYLGRTAGGRTVAVKVVRPELADDPEFRARFRQEVSAARRVGGRWTAPVLDADTEGPHPWVATGYVAGPALGEAVRTGGPLPAASVHALGARLAEALEQVHALGLVHRDVKPSNVLLTLDGPRLIDFGVARALDAAALTHSGYVVGSPGFMSPEQAAGTPAGPPGDVFSLGALLAFAATGTAPFGEGVSAAVLLYRVLHEEPVLDGLRGELRDAVAACLAKDPAARPTPAQLRARLAPAAADGPEGWLPGPLAAAVGRAAVELLDLEGDAGPAPVDRTPTVLDGGRAARRRRARRRWAAATAVAVLAGGLYGGLALSGKLPWSAATPEASGPPGQDAAAGTGTPGPRGTTPGPGRSASGTPSPSPSATPGPSATPGPSGGPSGGGTAPADGKALPAAFVGTFKGTITTKLVPLASTFTVTFAPGRVGQDVGRTSNASQLSSTVCRGVLTLLSVEDGRVLLQERPDGADSACTGVPEKQAYTLLTGGGLHVAVTEAELGSNPEGDLVKQ from the coding sequence ATGGAACGGCTGGCGGCTGACGACCCGTCGGTGATCGGCGACTACCGGCTGCTGCGCCGGCTCGGCGCGGGCGGCATGGGACGGGTCTACCTGGGCCGGACCGCGGGCGGCCGGACCGTCGCCGTCAAGGTGGTGCGCCCGGAACTCGCCGACGACCCCGAGTTCCGGGCCAGGTTCCGCCAGGAGGTGTCCGCCGCCCGCCGGGTCGGCGGCCGCTGGACCGCCCCCGTGCTGGACGCCGACACCGAGGGCCCGCACCCCTGGGTCGCCACCGGCTACGTCGCCGGACCGGCCCTCGGCGAGGCCGTCCGGACCGGCGGCCCGCTGCCCGCCGCCTCGGTGCACGCCCTCGGCGCCCGGCTCGCCGAGGCCCTGGAGCAGGTGCACGCGCTGGGCCTGGTGCACCGGGACGTCAAGCCGTCCAACGTGCTGCTCACCCTGGACGGCCCCCGGCTGATCGACTTCGGCGTGGCCCGGGCGCTGGACGCCGCCGCCCTCACCCACAGCGGCTACGTGGTCGGCTCGCCCGGCTTCATGTCGCCCGAGCAGGCCGCCGGCACGCCCGCCGGACCGCCCGGCGACGTCTTCTCGCTCGGCGCGCTGCTGGCCTTCGCCGCGACCGGCACCGCCCCGTTCGGCGAGGGCGTCAGCGCCGCCGTCCTGCTCTACCGCGTCCTGCACGAGGAGCCCGTGCTCGACGGGCTGCGCGGCGAGCTGCGCGACGCGGTCGCCGCCTGCCTCGCCAAGGACCCCGCCGCCCGCCCCACCCCCGCGCAGCTGCGCGCCCGGCTCGCCCCCGCCGCCGCCGACGGCCCCGAGGGCTGGCTGCCCGGGCCGCTGGCCGCCGCGGTCGGCCGGGCCGCCGTCGAACTCCTCGACCTGGAGGGCGACGCCGGGCCCGCCCCGGTGGACCGCACCCCGACCGTGCTGGACGGCGGCCGGGCCGCCCGGCGGCGGCGGGCCCGGCGCCGCTGGGCCGCGGCCACCGCCGTCGCCGTGCTCGCGGGCGGGCTCTACGGCGGGCTGGCGCTGAGCGGCAAGCTGCCCTGGTCCGCCGCCACCCCGGAGGCGAGCGGCCCGCCCGGCCAGGACGCGGCGGCCGGGACCGGCACGCCCGGGCCGCGCGGGACGACGCCCGGGCCCGGCCGGAGCGCGAGCGGCACCCCCAGCCCCAGCCCGAGTGCCACCCCCGGTCCGAGTGCCACCCCCGGTCCGAGCGGCGGCCCGAGCGGCGGCGGGACGGCGCCGGCGGACGGCAAGGCGCTGCCCGCCGCCTTCGTCGGGACGTTCAAGGGCACCATCACCACCAAGCTCGTCCCGCTGGCGTCCACCTTCACCGTGACGTTCGCGCCCGGCCGGGTCGGCCAGGACGTCGGCCGCACCAGCAACGCCTCGCAGCTCAGCAGCACCGTCTGCCGGGGCGTGCTCACCCTGCTCTCGGTCGAGGACGGCCGGGTGCTGCTCCAGGAGCGCCCCGACGGCGCGGACAGCGCCTGCACCGGCGTGCCGGAGAAGCAGGCGTACACCCTGCTGACCGGCGGCGGCCTGCACGTCGCGGTCACCGAGGCGGAGCTCGGCAGCAACCCGGAGGGCGACCTGGTCAAGCAGTGA
- the mqnC gene encoding cyclic dehypoxanthinyl futalosine synthase, which yields MSEQNLSATQLQAVLDRAAEGGRITAEEALELYRSAPLHALGAAADAVRRRRYAGVEHIATYIIERNINYTNVCVTACKFCAFYVPPKSDKGWSRELDEILRRCAETVELGGTQIMFQGGHHPDYGVEYYEENFAAIKAAFPQLVIHSLGASEVEHMARISGVSIEEAITRIHAAGLDSFAGAGAELLPERPRKAIAPLKESGERWLEIMETAHRLGVESTSTMLMGTGETNAERIEHLRMIRDVQDRTGGFRAFIPYTYQPQNNHLKGSTQATVFEYLRMIAIARLFLDNVAHIQGSWLTTGKEAGQLSLHYGADDLGSVMLEENVVSAAGAKHRSNLHELIHLIRTAGRVPAQRATTYEHLRVLDDPANDPVDPRVASHIASTAIEGGTAHPELTILAAN from the coding sequence GTGTCCGAGCAGAACCTTTCCGCCACCCAGCTGCAGGCCGTACTGGACCGCGCGGCCGAGGGCGGCCGGATCACCGCCGAGGAGGCGCTGGAGCTCTACCGCTCGGCGCCGCTGCACGCGCTCGGGGCGGCCGCCGACGCGGTGCGCCGGCGGCGGTACGCGGGCGTCGAGCACATCGCGACGTACATCATCGAGCGGAACATCAACTACACCAACGTCTGCGTGACGGCGTGCAAGTTCTGCGCGTTCTACGTGCCGCCGAAGAGCGACAAGGGCTGGTCGCGGGAGCTCGACGAGATCCTCCGCCGGTGCGCGGAGACCGTCGAGCTCGGCGGCACCCAGATCATGTTCCAGGGCGGGCACCACCCGGACTACGGCGTCGAGTACTACGAGGAGAACTTCGCCGCGATCAAGGCGGCGTTCCCGCAGCTGGTGATCCACTCGCTGGGCGCCTCCGAGGTCGAGCACATGGCGCGGATCTCCGGCGTCTCCATCGAGGAGGCGATCACCCGGATCCACGCCGCCGGCCTCGACTCGTTCGCGGGCGCCGGCGCCGAACTGCTGCCGGAGCGGCCGCGGAAGGCGATCGCGCCGCTGAAGGAGTCCGGCGAGCGCTGGCTGGAGATCATGGAGACCGCGCACCGCCTCGGCGTCGAGTCCACCTCCACCATGCTGATGGGCACCGGCGAGACCAACGCCGAGCGGATCGAGCACCTGCGGATGATCCGCGACGTCCAGGACCGCACCGGGGGCTTCCGGGCGTTCATCCCCTACACCTACCAGCCGCAGAACAACCACCTGAAGGGCTCGACCCAGGCCACGGTCTTCGAGTACCTGCGGATGATCGCGATCGCCCGGCTCTTCCTCGACAACGTCGCCCACATCCAGGGCTCCTGGCTCACCACCGGCAAGGAGGCCGGCCAGCTCTCCCTGCACTACGGCGCGGACGACCTCGGCTCGGTCATGCTGGAGGAGAACGTCGTCTCGGCGGCCGGCGCCAAGCACCGCTCCAACCTGCACGAGCTGATCCACCTGATCCGCACCGCCGGCCGGGTGCCCGCCCAGCGCGCCACCACCTACGAGCACCTGCGGGTCCTCGACGACCCGGCCAACGACCCGGTCGACCCCCGGGTCGCCTCGCACATCGCCTCCACCGCGATCGAGGGCGGCACCGCGCACCCCGAACTCACCATCCTCGCCGCCAACTGA
- a CDS encoding N-acetylglucosamine kinase, whose protein sequence is MTLHLGIDAGGSHTRAVLADRTGTVLGRGAAPGANPAGGDPGTALAHLAAAATAALGGRPPGAVAGCAIGLAGHRALPDPAAFAERCRAALRLDVPVLLVPDTVPALASGGVADGTGTVLIAGTGAICVRLDAGRTADRRGGLGWLLGDEGSGFWLGSQALRRAHARPGGPLGGLVRAHCAADTPDGLLRWAYAGPPRRLAELAAPVCALAAAGDPDARALTDRAADHLAALVRATARPGAPLVLSGSVAASPGPLRDRLTDLLADLSPRFPRTDPAAAAAALAH, encoded by the coding sequence GTGACCCTGCACCTGGGGATCGACGCCGGCGGCAGCCACACCCGCGCGGTCCTCGCCGACCGGACCGGTACCGTCCTCGGCCGCGGCGCCGCCCCCGGCGCCAACCCGGCCGGCGGCGACCCCGGCACCGCGCTCGCCCACCTGGCCGCCGCCGCCACCGCCGCCCTCGGCGGCCGGCCGCCCGGCGCGGTGGCCGGCTGCGCGATCGGCCTGGCCGGCCACCGCGCCCTGCCCGACCCGGCCGCCTTCGCCGAACGCTGCCGCGCGGCCCTGCGTCTGGACGTCCCGGTCCTGCTGGTCCCCGACACCGTCCCCGCGCTGGCCTCCGGCGGCGTCGCCGACGGCACCGGCACCGTGCTGATCGCGGGCACCGGCGCGATCTGCGTCCGGCTCGACGCGGGCCGGACCGCCGACCGGCGCGGCGGGCTCGGCTGGCTGCTCGGCGACGAGGGCAGCGGGTTCTGGCTGGGCAGCCAGGCGCTGCGCCGGGCCCACGCCCGCCCCGGCGGGCCGCTGGGCGGCCTGGTCCGCGCGCACTGCGCCGCCGACACCCCGGACGGGCTGCTCCGCTGGGCCTACGCCGGGCCGCCCCGGCGACTCGCCGAACTGGCCGCCCCGGTCTGCGCCCTGGCCGCCGCCGGCGACCCCGACGCCCGCGCGCTCACCGACCGCGCCGCCGACCACCTGGCCGCCCTGGTCCGCGCCACCGCCCGCCCCGGTGCCCCGCTCGTCCTGAGCGGCTCGGTCGCGGCCTCACCGGGCCCGCTGCGCGACCGCCTCACCGACCTGCTCGCCGACCTCTCGCCCCGCTTCCCCCGCACCGATCCGGCCGCCGCGGCCGCCGCCCTGGCGCACTGA
- a CDS encoding N-acetylmuramic acid 6-phosphate etherase, translated as MPTPSDTLDRLPPTERRHPLSTGLDTLGTRALLELINAQDATVAPAVRAALPALTALVDSAVAALDRGGRVHYYGAGAGGRIALGDALELGPTYGVGPETLVAHLAGGPRAADRAAEHAEDDAPDPADPDRPGPADLVIGVTASGRTRYVLAALAAGRATGATTALLTGDPDTPGAAHADLLVVLDTGPEVVTGSTRMKAGTAQKLALNAFSTALMVRTGRTWSNLMVAASARNGKLRDRAVRTLVTSCQVSAAEAADCLDACAGETATALVALATGRPPADARTALAAHRGRPFAAVRALTRAPGSTGSTG; from the coding sequence ATGCCTACGCCGTCTGACACCCTCGACCGGCTGCCCCCGACCGAGCGCCGCCACCCGCTCAGCACCGGCCTCGACACCCTCGGCACCCGGGCCCTGCTGGAGCTGATCAACGCCCAGGACGCCACCGTGGCCCCCGCCGTCCGCGCCGCCCTGCCCGCGCTCACCGCCCTGGTCGACAGCGCGGTCGCCGCCCTGGACCGCGGCGGCCGGGTGCACTACTACGGCGCGGGGGCCGGCGGCCGGATCGCCCTCGGCGACGCGCTGGAACTCGGCCCCACCTACGGCGTCGGCCCCGAGACCCTGGTCGCCCACCTGGCCGGCGGCCCGCGGGCCGCCGACCGGGCCGCCGAGCACGCCGAGGACGACGCCCCCGACCCGGCCGACCCGGACCGCCCGGGCCCCGCCGACCTGGTCATCGGCGTCACCGCCAGCGGCCGCACCCGCTACGTGCTGGCCGCCCTCGCCGCCGGCCGCGCCACCGGCGCCACCACCGCCCTGCTCACCGGCGACCCCGACACCCCGGGCGCCGCCCACGCCGACCTGCTGGTCGTCCTCGACACCGGGCCCGAGGTGGTCACCGGCTCCACCCGGATGAAGGCCGGCACCGCGCAGAAACTCGCCCTGAACGCCTTCTCCACCGCGCTGATGGTCCGCACCGGGCGGACCTGGTCGAACCTGATGGTGGCCGCCTCCGCCCGGAACGGGAAGCTCCGCGACCGCGCCGTCCGCACCCTGGTCACCTCCTGCCAGGTCAGCGCGGCCGAGGCCGCCGACTGCCTGGACGCCTGCGCGGGCGAGACCGCCACCGCCCTGGTCGCCCTCGCCACCGGCCGGCCGCCCGCCGACGCCCGCACCGCCCTCGCGGCCCACCGGGGCCGTCCCTTCGCCGCCGTCCGCGCCCTCACCCGCGCCCCCGGGAGCACCGGGAGCACCGGGTGA
- a CDS encoding discoidin domain-containing protein: MPATPRPAPAPRRVLTLLLAVAAALLPLAPAPAHAAPAGFTLYDDTAYATAAVGHGAVPANLVPNRVCTPLVAGGALPAEADWKALVAQYDTHPDAPLVLDCESLYLTGTAAIAADHLNRLATLQGWARQVAPTQTIGWYGLLGNTATAHQGLYRQLIAQDRNTAFFPSAYTYATGYDGWLSTLRGNLAAAAQIDPAVPVLPYVWPQYHDGTGALSLTWVPAAQFAFQLATLRDLGLPGAVIWGGSNPAVCDTACQDGAGAQGWLPATRAFLDWSAGPEATAQDLAAGRPVTVSSSYDSTLTGPNAVDGNPYTRWASSYADPQEITVDLGSVRAVEGVRLVWNTGYGSAYRVRLSTDGTAWTTVRTVTGGTGGVEYLTGLHGTGRYLRLELTARGTAYAYSLWSLDAYAV, encoded by the coding sequence ATGCCCGCCACCCCCCGCCCGGCCCCCGCGCCGCGCCGCGTCCTGACCCTGCTGCTGGCCGTCGCCGCCGCCCTGCTGCCGCTCGCCCCGGCCCCGGCGCACGCCGCCCCGGCCGGTTTCACGCTGTACGACGACACCGCGTACGCCACCGCCGCCGTCGGCCACGGCGCGGTGCCCGCCAACCTGGTGCCCAACCGGGTCTGCACCCCGCTGGTGGCCGGCGGCGCGCTGCCCGCCGAAGCGGACTGGAAGGCCCTGGTCGCCCAGTACGACACCCACCCGGACGCCCCGCTGGTCCTCGACTGCGAGAGCCTCTACCTCACCGGCACCGCCGCCATCGCCGCCGACCACCTGAACCGGCTCGCCACCCTCCAGGGCTGGGCCCGGCAGGTCGCCCCGACCCAGACCATCGGCTGGTACGGCCTGCTGGGCAACACCGCCACCGCCCACCAGGGCCTGTACCGGCAGCTGATCGCCCAGGACCGGAACACCGCGTTCTTCCCGTCCGCGTACACCTACGCCACCGGCTACGACGGCTGGCTGTCCACCCTGCGGGGCAACCTGGCCGCCGCCGCGCAGATCGACCCGGCGGTCCCCGTCCTGCCGTACGTCTGGCCGCAGTACCACGACGGCACCGGCGCGCTCTCGCTCACCTGGGTGCCCGCCGCCCAGTTCGCCTTTCAGCTCGCCACACTGCGCGACCTGGGCCTGCCCGGCGCCGTGATCTGGGGCGGCTCCAACCCCGCGGTCTGCGACACCGCCTGCCAGGACGGCGCCGGCGCCCAGGGCTGGCTCCCCGCCACCCGGGCCTTCCTGGACTGGTCGGCCGGTCCCGAGGCCACCGCCCAGGACCTCGCCGCCGGCCGGCCGGTCACCGTCTCCAGCAGCTACGACTCCACCCTGACCGGCCCGAACGCCGTCGACGGCAACCCGTACACCCGGTGGGCCAGCAGCTACGCCGACCCGCAGGAGATCACCGTCGACCTCGGCTCGGTCCGCGCCGTGGAGGGCGTCCGGCTGGTGTGGAACACCGGCTACGGCAGCGCCTACCGGGTCCGGCTCTCCACCGACGGCACCGCCTGGACGACCGTCCGCACCGTCACCGGCGGCACCGGCGGCGTCGAGTACCTGACCGGCCTGCACGGCACCGGCCGCTACCTGCGGCTCGAACTCACCGCCCGGGGCACCGCCTACGCCTACTCGCTGTGGAGCCTCGATGCCTACGCCGTCTGA
- a CDS encoding MurR/RpiR family transcriptional regulator, whose translation MPDDLLARVRDRRDQLPRAERGIADLVLADPGAAATRTITELARAAGTSEATVHRFCRSLELRGYAQLRLGLAAEAERLRADTRPDLGLGTDLGPDDTPEQLVRKVGWANARAAEETAAALDPAVLAALGDRVRRARRILAVGVGSSALAALDATQKLQRLGYPAVFASDVHAALMTAALLGPDDLALGISHSGRAREVVEVLEEARLAGAATAVVTSNPRSPAAAPADLVLRTAARETEFRSGGTASRTAQLTVVDALYVTLAQHDHARILDGLERAHDAIRRHSLRRPR comes from the coding sequence GTGCCCGATGACCTCCTCGCCCGCGTCCGCGACCGCCGCGACCAACTGCCCCGGGCCGAACGCGGCATCGCCGACCTGGTGCTCGCCGACCCCGGCGCCGCCGCGACCCGCACCATCACCGAACTCGCCCGCGCGGCCGGCACCTCCGAGGCCACCGTGCACCGCTTCTGCCGCAGCCTCGAACTGCGCGGCTACGCCCAGCTGCGGCTCGGCCTGGCCGCCGAGGCCGAACGGCTGCGCGCCGACACCCGCCCCGACCTCGGCCTGGGCACCGACCTCGGCCCGGACGACACCCCCGAGCAGCTGGTCCGCAAGGTCGGCTGGGCCAACGCCCGGGCCGCCGAGGAGACCGCCGCCGCCCTCGACCCGGCCGTGCTGGCCGCCCTCGGCGACCGGGTCCGGCGGGCCCGCCGGATCCTGGCGGTCGGCGTCGGCTCCAGCGCCCTGGCCGCCCTCGACGCCACCCAGAAGCTGCAACGCCTGGGCTACCCCGCGGTGTTCGCCAGTGACGTGCACGCCGCCCTGATGACCGCCGCGCTGCTCGGCCCGGACGACCTCGCCCTCGGCATCAGCCACTCCGGCCGGGCCCGCGAGGTGGTCGAGGTGCTGGAGGAGGCCCGGCTGGCCGGGGCCGCCACCGCCGTCGTCACCAGCAACCCCCGCTCCCCCGCCGCCGCGCCCGCCGACCTGGTGCTGCGCACCGCCGCCCGGGAGACCGAGTTCCGCAGCGGCGGCACCGCCTCCCGCACCGCCCAGCTCACCGTGGTGGACGCCCTGTACGTCACGCTCGCCCAGCACGACCACGCCCGGATCCTGGACGGCCTGGAACGCGCCCACGACGCCATCCGCCGCCACAGCCTGCGCCGCCCCCGCTGA
- a CDS encoding glycoside hydrolase family 10 protein, whose translation MRSCYLLDPGSPSLPRLLDRAAAAGLDTVVTGLDAVTPALADRARRLGLRVYGSFACFRGPDGPPAVDQDGRPWQPMEWYTGVRPNDPAWNARLADRLAAALATAPVDGLLLDFLRWPLHWELELRPGARPRSASYDPDTLRQFTARTGLRPPGSGAAAARWIAAHHAAAWEEFRTDAVTDAARLLAGTARAARPGLPVGAFLVPAADEAERRAAVGQDAGRLAGPLDLLLPMAYHAILHRGPDWPARVVRATGSAVPLVPVVQTTSAAAAVLGRDADWGPPVGDAGFAALLDHTLAAGSGSICLFPGEGLGPARWDALADRLAGTRPPHRPLEGPPRAR comes from the coding sequence GTGCGCTCCTGCTACCTCCTCGATCCGGGCTCGCCGTCGCTGCCCCGGCTGCTGGACCGGGCCGCCGCGGCCGGCCTCGACACCGTCGTCACCGGGCTCGACGCGGTCACCCCCGCCCTCGCCGACCGGGCCCGCCGCCTCGGCCTGCGGGTGTACGGGAGCTTCGCCTGCTTCCGCGGCCCCGACGGGCCGCCCGCCGTCGACCAGGACGGGCGGCCCTGGCAGCCGATGGAGTGGTACACCGGCGTCCGCCCCAACGACCCGGCCTGGAACGCCCGCCTCGCCGACCGGCTCGCCGCCGCGCTGGCCACCGCCCCGGTCGACGGGCTGCTGCTGGACTTCCTGCGCTGGCCGCTGCACTGGGAGCTGGAGCTGCGCCCCGGCGCCCGGCCCCGCTCCGCCTCCTACGACCCGGACACGCTGCGGCAGTTCACCGCCCGGACCGGCCTGCGCCCACCCGGCTCCGGCGCGGCCGCCGCCCGCTGGATCGCCGCGCACCACGCCGCCGCCTGGGAGGAGTTCCGCACCGACGCCGTCACCGACGCCGCCCGGCTGCTCGCCGGGACGGCCCGCGCCGCCCGCCCCGGCCTCCCGGTCGGCGCCTTCCTGGTCCCGGCCGCGGACGAGGCCGAGCGCCGCGCCGCGGTCGGCCAGGACGCCGGCCGGCTGGCCGGCCCCCTCGACCTGCTGCTGCCGATGGCGTACCACGCGATCCTGCACCGGGGACCCGACTGGCCGGCCCGGGTCGTCCGGGCCACCGGGTCCGCCGTCCCGCTGGTGCCCGTCGTGCAGACCACCTCCGCCGCGGCCGCCGTGCTCGGCCGGGACGCCGACTGGGGCCCGCCGGTCGGCGACGCGGGGTTCGCGGCGCTGCTCGACCACACCCTGGCGGCCGGCTCGGGCAGCATCTGCCTGTTCCCCGGCGAGGGCCTCGGCCCGGCCCGGTGGGACGCCCTGGCCGACCGGCTGGCCGGGACCAGGCCGCCGCACCGCCCGTTGGAAGGACCGCCCCGTGCCCGATGA
- a CDS encoding ABC transporter substrate-binding protein — MPTYRQTAAALGTAVLAAAVLTGCASTAGRAAPAGPVDKPLPTAVPAGLTLRVADQNDLLKTTLAAAGQDKDLPYRISWSSFQGGPAVLEAFRAGAADAGFVSDAPVVFANAHGQNAQVIGLVQNSPDAVHLWTSPGSTARTVADLKGRKIAYTEGTTFQPAVLNALKNAGLKPGDVTLVKLNPPEIPAALAAGQVDAGTLTEPLVSKYATGYQDKGAHELDGDKGLTSGLQLLIAPAKAVADDATAAALADLTARFTRAELWITQHKDAWVQSYYVESQQLPAEVGRAVVANNGTATVPDQATAAARLQKIADVLVEAGVIRPFDVSGVFDRRFDAVQAAAAKG, encoded by the coding sequence ATGCCCACCTACCGCCAGACCGCCGCCGCCCTCGGCACCGCCGTACTCGCCGCCGCGGTGCTCACCGGCTGCGCCTCCACCGCCGGCCGGGCCGCACCGGCCGGGCCCGTCGACAAGCCGCTGCCCACCGCCGTGCCGGCCGGCCTCACGCTGCGCGTCGCCGACCAGAACGACCTGCTGAAGACCACCCTGGCCGCCGCCGGACAGGACAAGGACCTGCCGTACCGGATCAGCTGGTCCTCGTTCCAGGGCGGGCCCGCCGTCCTGGAGGCGTTCCGGGCCGGCGCCGCCGACGCCGGGTTCGTCTCCGACGCGCCGGTGGTCTTCGCCAACGCGCACGGGCAGAACGCCCAGGTGATCGGCCTGGTGCAGAACAGCCCGGACGCCGTCCACCTCTGGACCTCGCCCGGCAGCACCGCGCGGACCGTGGCCGACCTCAAGGGCCGGAAGATCGCCTACACCGAGGGCACCACCTTCCAGCCCGCCGTGCTCAACGCCCTCAAGAACGCCGGCCTGAAGCCCGGCGACGTCACCCTGGTCAAGCTCAACCCGCCGGAGATCCCCGCCGCGCTGGCCGCCGGCCAGGTCGACGCCGGAACCCTCACCGAACCGCTGGTCAGCAAGTACGCCACCGGCTACCAGGACAAGGGCGCCCACGAACTCGACGGCGACAAGGGCCTCACCAGCGGCCTGCAACTGCTCATCGCCCCCGCCAAGGCGGTCGCCGACGACGCCACCGCCGCCGCCCTCGCCGACCTCACCGCCCGCTTCACCCGCGCCGAACTGTGGATCACCCAGCACAAGGACGCCTGGGTGCAGTCCTACTACGTGGAGTCCCAGCAGCTGCCCGCCGAGGTCGGCCGCGCCGTGGTCGCCAACAACGGCACCGCCACCGTCCCCGACCAGGCCACCGCCGCCGCCCGGCTGCAGAAGATCGCCGACGTGCTGGTCGAGGCCGGGGTGATCCGCCCCTTCGACGTCTCGGGCGTCTTCGACCGCCGCTTCGACGCCGTCCAGGCCGCCGCGGCCAAGGGCTGA